In Chloroflexota bacterium, the genomic stretch GCAGGCCGCTGGCGATCGGCTCGCCGCAGGCCCGCCGGAAGGCGTTCCTCCAGGTGTCGATGGAGCAGAACATGGGCTGCGCCGTTGGCGCGTGCCTCGGCTGCGTGGTCATGGGTGTCGGTGGGACCCCGCAGCGCGTCTGCCGCGAGGGACCCGTCTTCGCGAGCGACGAGATCGCCTGGGAGGCCGGCTGGTGAAGGCGAAGCGGCGGGTCGTCACCCAGGGTTCGGGCACGGTCGCGGGGCAGACGAGGCGGACGCCGACGGTGCGACGATTCAAGAGCCCGATGGTCTCGACGGGCGCTCGCCAGGGAGCCGGGGCCCCGCGAGCGGTGGAACCCGCGCGAACGGCGATCCACGGCGGACCGACCGGGGGGTCCGCCCGCGAGTCCGTGACTGGCGGCATCGTGGCCATCTCCGGTGCGGCCGCCGCCGTGGATCTCACCGTGGATCTCGCGCCCACGCGCGGCGGACTCGTCCTCGCCAACCCGATCCTCGTCGCCTCGGGCACGTTCGGCTACGGGATCGAGTACGGCGACGTGGTCGAGGTCGGTCGGCTCGGAGCGATCTGCTGCAAGGGGACGACGCTGAGGCCGCGGATCGGCAATCCGACGCCGCGGGTGAGCGAGACGCCCGGCGGGATGCTCAACTCGATCGGGCTCCAGAACCCGGGGGTGGACGCGGTCGTGGAGCGGTACGCTCCGCTCTGGGCCACCTGGCGGACGCCGGTGATCGTGAACATCGCCGCCGAATCCGTCGCGGACTACGCCGAGATCGCTCGGAGGCTCGACGGCGTGCCCGGCGTCGCCGGCATCGAGTTGAACATCAGCTGCCCGAATGTCGGGCGGGGCGGGCTGCAGTTCGCCATCGACGAGAGCGCCGCCGGCGCGGTGACCGCCGCCGTCCGCCGGGCGACGGACCTGCCGCTCCTCGTCAAGCTGTCGCCGAACGTCGCGGACGTCCGACCGATCGCTCGGGCGATCGCAGCCGCCGGCGCCGATGCGCTCACCGCGATCAACACCCTGTCCGGCATCGCGGTCTCAGCGGACCGCCGCCGGCCGCTCCTTGGCAACGTGTTCGGCGGGCTGAGCGGTCCGGCCGTGAAGCCCGTCGCCCTCAGGGTCGTCTACGAGGTCCGCCAGGTCGTCGACATCCCGATCGTCGCCATCGGCGGCGTGACCGAGCTCGCCGACGTCCTCGACTTCCTTGCCGTCGGGGCGGTGGCGGTCCAGGTGGGCACGGCGATCTTCGCCGATCCGGCCCTGCCGGTCCGCCTCGTCGGCCAGCTCGCCGAAGCAGCCGCCCGGGCCGGTCACGCCTCGTATCGCCCGTTCATCGGGACGGCCCTGCCGGCGAAGCCCGGGGTCCCGTCCGCGAAGGGTGTCGAGTACCGGCCGTGATCGACGCTGTCGGCACCCGGGCATGACCACCATCCGGCGAACGGTGGACCTCGCCGCGCGCGCGGCGATCGGCGCCCGGACGGAGGCCCTCTTCCGCCGGTCCGGGGCCCTGACGGACGGCCATTTCCAGCTCAGGAGCGGGCGCCATTCGGACCGCTATCTCGAGAAGTTCCTCGTCCTCCAGGATCCGACGGCGACGAGCGAGCTGTGTGGATTCTGGGCGGCCCGGGCCCGCGACGGCGGGGGCGGATCGACCATCGACCTCGTCGCCGGACCGACGACCGGTGGGGTGATCCTCGCCTTCGAGACGGCCCGCCAGCTCGGCGTCCGCGGCATCTTCGCCGAGGAGGTGACCGGATCGGATGGAGCGAAGCGGCGCGAGTTCCGGCGCGGGTTCCGCATCGCGCCCGGCGAGCGGGTCCTCCTCGTCGATGACATCCTCACCACCGGCGGCTCGCTCCTCGCGATGCTTCCGGCGGTGGAGGCGTTCGGCGGCGAGATCGTCGGCTGCCAGGTCCTCGCCGACCGGAGCGGCGGCCTGTCCACGCTCATCTCGCCGCTTAGCGGCCGGAGCTACCCCCTCGAGGCACTCTGGACGCTCGACGTCCCGACCTACGAGCCGGGTCCCGCGACGTGTCCGAGGTGCGCCGAGGGGTTGCCGCTCCACGCTCCCGGGAGCACGGGCACAGGCATCGGCACCGGCACCGGCGCTGCCGCTCGCGAGGGCGCTGGCGAGACCGGAGGCGGTCGATGACTGCGTCGCTCGGTGGTCGACACGTCCTCCGGCGAGGCGGCGTCGTCGTCGCCGCGGCGGTGGCCGGGGTCATCCTCGCCGCCTGCTCCGGTGGCGGCACGCCGACCGGCGCCTCCGTCCCCTCGCCGTCCTCCGCGGTGAGCGCTCCGGCCGTCACCTCCCCCGTGACGGGCATCATCACGAACGTCCGATCGGCGGGACTCGACAAGGTGGAGGGTTTCACCCTCCGGACAGCGGACGGTACGACGATCAGCTTCGTCATCGGCCGTCTCGACGATCCGGCGCAGTTCCCGCCCGGCCATCTTGCCGAGCACCAGGCGTCACTCCAGCGGGTGGTCG encodes the following:
- a CDS encoding orotate phosphoribosyltransferase; this translates as MTTIRRTVDLAARAAIGARTEALFRRSGALTDGHFQLRSGRHSDRYLEKFLVLQDPTATSELCGFWAARARDGGGGSTIDLVAGPTTGGVILAFETARQLGVRGIFAEEVTGSDGAKRREFRRGFRIAPGERVLLVDDILTTGGSLLAMLPAVEAFGGEIVGCQVLADRSGGLSTLISPLSGRSYPLEALWTLDVPTYEPGPATCPRCAEGLPLHAPGSTGTGIGTGTGAAAREGAGETGGGR
- a CDS encoding dihydroorotate dehydrogenase, with product MVSTGARQGAGAPRAVEPARTAIHGGPTGGSARESVTGGIVAISGAAAAVDLTVDLAPTRGGLVLANPILVASGTFGYGIEYGDVVEVGRLGAICCKGTTLRPRIGNPTPRVSETPGGMLNSIGLQNPGVDAVVERYAPLWATWRTPVIVNIAAESVADYAEIARRLDGVPGVAGIELNISCPNVGRGGLQFAIDESAAGAVTAAVRRATDLPLLVKLSPNVADVRPIARAIAAAGADALTAINTLSGIAVSADRRRPLLGNVFGGLSGPAVKPVALRVVYEVRQVVDIPIVAIGGVTELADVLDFLAVGAVAVQVGTAIFADPALPVRLVGQLAEAAARAGHASYRPFIGTALPAKPGVPSAKGVEYRP